A genome region from Paralichthys olivaceus isolate ysfri-2021 chromosome 6, ASM2471397v2, whole genome shotgun sequence includes the following:
- the szrd1 gene encoding SUZ RNA-binding domain-containing isoform X3: MEKRLEEKLKISQKERESSNNSMRSPLKTTMMIQDDSLPAGPPPQIRILKRPTNNGSLGSPLNQNRPTPQVKSLAQREAEYAEARKRILGSACPEETPQDKPNTDRPGRNNSTMPLEETRSTNHTVRQPAGPDGTHGFRQHR; encoded by the exons ATGGAAAAACGGCTAGAAGAGAAGCTAAAGATCAGCCAGAAAGAAAG GGAATCCAGCAACAATTCCATGCGATCTCCACTAAAGACAACCATGATGATACAGGACGACTCTCTACCAGCGGGGCCCCCACCTCAGATACGCATTTTGAAGCGGCCGACAAATAATGGGTCACTGGGATCCCCCTTGAATCAGAACAGACCTACACCGCAGGTCAAGTCTCTGGCTCAGCGAGAGGCAGAGTATGCAGAGGCAAGGAAGAGAATCCTGGGCAGCGCCTGTCCAGAGGAGACGCCTCAAGACAAGCCCAACACTGACAG ACCAGGGCGCAATAACTCTACAATGCCTTTAGAGGAAACCAGATCAACCAATCACACTGTCCGACAGCCAGCCGGTCCAGACGGCACCCATGGCTTCAGACAGCACAGATAA
- the szrd1 gene encoding SUZ RNA-binding domain-containing isoform X1, which yields MDEEVAESWEEAADSGEMEKRLEEKLKISQKERESSNNSMRSPLKTTMMIQDDSLPAGPPPQIRILKRPTNNGSLGSPLNQNRPTPQVKSLAQREAEYAEARKRILGSACPEETPQDKPNTDRPGRNNSTMPLEETRSTNHTVRQPAGPDGTHGFRQHR from the exons ATGGATGAGGAGGTCGCAGAAAGTTGGGAGGAAGCCGCGGACAGTGGG GAAATGGAAAAACGGCTAGAAGAGAAGCTAAAGATCAGCCAGAAAGAAAG GGAATCCAGCAACAATTCCATGCGATCTCCACTAAAGACAACCATGATGATACAGGACGACTCTCTACCAGCGGGGCCCCCACCTCAGATACGCATTTTGAAGCGGCCGACAAATAATGGGTCACTGGGATCCCCCTTGAATCAGAACAGACCTACACCGCAGGTCAAGTCTCTGGCTCAGCGAGAGGCAGAGTATGCAGAGGCAAGGAAGAGAATCCTGGGCAGCGCCTGTCCAGAGGAGACGCCTCAAGACAAGCCCAACACTGACAG ACCAGGGCGCAATAACTCTACAATGCCTTTAGAGGAAACCAGATCAACCAATCACACTGTCCGACAGCCAGCCGGTCCAGACGGCACCCATGGCTTCAGACAGCACAGATAA
- the szrd1 gene encoding SUZ RNA-binding domain-containing isoform X2 produces the protein MWLMLTLALRNLEMEKRLEEKLKISQKERESSNNSMRSPLKTTMMIQDDSLPAGPPPQIRILKRPTNNGSLGSPLNQNRPTPQVKSLAQREAEYAEARKRILGSACPEETPQDKPNTDRPGRNNSTMPLEETRSTNHTVRQPAGPDGTHGFRQHR, from the exons ATGTGGCTAATGCTAACGCTAGCTTTGCGAAACTTG GAAATGGAAAAACGGCTAGAAGAGAAGCTAAAGATCAGCCAGAAAGAAAG GGAATCCAGCAACAATTCCATGCGATCTCCACTAAAGACAACCATGATGATACAGGACGACTCTCTACCAGCGGGGCCCCCACCTCAGATACGCATTTTGAAGCGGCCGACAAATAATGGGTCACTGGGATCCCCCTTGAATCAGAACAGACCTACACCGCAGGTCAAGTCTCTGGCTCAGCGAGAGGCAGAGTATGCAGAGGCAAGGAAGAGAATCCTGGGCAGCGCCTGTCCAGAGGAGACGCCTCAAGACAAGCCCAACACTGACAG ACCAGGGCGCAATAACTCTACAATGCCTTTAGAGGAAACCAGATCAACCAATCACACTGTCCGACAGCCAGCCGGTCCAGACGGCACCCATGGCTTCAGACAGCACAGATAA